One window from the genome of Apus apus isolate bApuApu2 chromosome 12, bApuApu2.pri.cur, whole genome shotgun sequence encodes:
- the FAM199X gene encoding protein FAM199X: MTEEPYEKFLAPEEPCPPLSHQHPPRGGSLSLSEEGCLDVSDFGCQLSSCHRTDPLHRFHSNRWNLTSCGTSVASSECSEELFSSVSVGDQDDCYSLLDDQEFTSFDLFPEGSVCSDVSSSISTYWDWSDSEFEWQLPSSDITSGSDVLSDVIPSIPSSPCLLPKKKNKHRNLDELPWSAMTNDEQVEYIEYLSRKVSTEMGLREQLDIIKIIDPTAQISPTDSEFIIELNCLTDEKLKQVRNYIKEHGPRQRSARENWKRSSYSCASTSGVSGASASSSSASMVSSASSSGSSVANSASNSSASMSRAHSDSNLSTSAAERIRDSKKRSKQRKLQQKALRKRQLKEQRQARKERLSGLFLNEEVLSLKVTEEDHEGDVDVLM; the protein is encoded by the exons ATGACCGAAGAGCCGTACGAGAAGTTCCTGGCCCCCGAGGAGCCGTGCCCGCCGCTCTCGCACCAGCACCCGCCGCGGGGCGGCAGCTTGAGCCTGAGCGAAGAGGGCTGCCTGGACGTCAGCGACTTCGGCTGCCAGCTCTCCTCCTGCCACCGCACCGACCCGCTGCACCGCTTCCACTCCAACAG GTGGAACTTGACATCTTGTGGAACCAGCGTGGCCAGCTCAGAGTGCAGTGAGGAGCTGTTCTCCTCGGTTTCAGTCGGTGATCAGGACGACTGCTACTCTCTGTTGGATGACCAGGAGTTCACCTCTTTTGATTTGTTCCCTGAGGGTAGTGTCTGCAGTGATGTCTCTTCTTCGATCAGCACATACTGGGATTGGTCAGACAGTGAGTTTGAATGGCAG TTGCCTAGCAGTGACATTACAAGTGGGAGTGATGTGCTTTCTGATGTTATACCCAGTATTCCCAGCTCTCCTTGTCTgcttccaaaaaagaaaaacaagcatcGGAATCTTGATGAACTTCCGTGGAGTGCAATGACAAATGATGAACAG GTTGAATATATTGAATATTTGAGTCGCAAAGTCAGTACAGAGATGGGCCTTCGAGAGCAACTtgatattattaaaattattgatCCTACTGCTCAGATCTCGCCTACGGACAGTGAATTCATTATTGAATTGAACTGTCTCACAGATGAGAAATTGAAACAG GTGAGAAACTATATCAAGGAACATGGACCTCGTCAACGGTCTGCGagggaaaactggaagaggagcagCTACAGCTGCGCAAGTACCAGTGGCGTGAGCGGCGCCAgcgccagcagcagcagtgccagcatggtcagctcagccagcagcagtggtTCCAGTGTTGCTAACTCTGCTTCCAACTCGAGTGCCAGCATGAGTCGAGCACACAGTGATAGTAATTTGTCCACGAGCGCTGCAGAAAGAATCCGGGATTCAAAA AAACGTTCCAAGCAACGGAAGCTGCAGCAAAAGGCCTTACGCAAGAGACAGCTGAAAGAGCAAAGACAAGCTCGTAAGGAAAGACTGAGTGGATTGTTTCTTAATGAAGAAGTGCTGTCTTTAAAAGTGACTGAGGAGGACCATGAAGGAGATGTAGATGTTTTGATGTGA
- the COMMD5 gene encoding COMM domain-containing protein 5: MRSGPGMRAGPAAAPSGAGRHSAPAGADGGWRPARARPGAAMAAGRAAAGHGQGESGHGGRGGGFLGPRVPAEVEAMARALQDVGKETFRRLLKVTVNALEGKDCKESVKQIAESTDLSEEQLAFLISGMYTLLREALRLPLSTFKQEAFKEDLKELRIPEDFIVDFSSVVFGKRRPASEGTALLQRSRLPSVQDLRWRVDVAISTSSLARALQPSILMMMKLSDGTAHRFEVPVAKFQELRYNVALILKEMNDLEKRSILKIQD; this comes from the exons ATGCGCTCCGGCCCCGGGATGCGCGCCGGCCCGGCGGCAGCTCCTTCCGGCGCCGGGCGGCACAGCGCCCCTGCCGGCGCGGATGGCGGATGGCGGCCCGCGCGGGCCCGCCCCGGCGCGGCCAtggcggcgggcagggcggcggCGGGACACGGGCAGGGCGAGAGCGGCCATggcggccgcggcggcggcTTCCTGGGGCCGCGGGTGCCCGCCGAGGTGGAGGCCATGGCGCGGGCCCTGCAGGACGTGGGCAAGGAGACCTTCCGGCGGCTCCTCAAAG TGACTGTTAATGCATTGGAAGGAAAAGACTGCAAGGAATCTGTCAAGCAGATTGCAGAAAGCACTGATCTCTCAGAAGAGCAGCTTGCTTTCCTCATTTCTGGCATGTATACCCTCCTCCGAGAAGCGCTGAGACTCCCCTTATCAACTTTCAAACAAGAG GCTTTTAAGGAAGACCTAAAGGAACTCAG gaTACCGGAAGATTTCATTGTGGACTTTTCCAGTGTAGTCTTTGGTAAAAG GCGTCCTGCTTCCGAAGGCACAGCTCTGCTACAGCGAAGTAGGCTGCCAAGTGTCCAGGACCTCAGGTGGAGAGTGGACGTAGCAATATCCACAAG CTCACTGGCCCGTGCACTTCAACCATCCATTCTAATGATGATGAAGCTTTCAGATGGGACAGCTCATCGCTTTGAA GTGCCAGTTGCAAAGTTTCAAGAACTGAGATATAATGTTGCCCTTATACTGAAGGAAATGAAtgatttggagaaaaggagcatCCTGAAGATCCAGGACTGA